The Deltaproteobacteria bacterium genome contains a region encoding:
- the hisB gene encoding imidazoleglycerol-phosphate dehydratase HisB produces MSRKAQIIRKTKETDITLSLNLDGNGAYNIHTSIPFLDHMLSLFARHGLFDLKIKAKGDIEIDYHHTVEDVGICLGDALKKALGSKAGIKRYGNATVPMDEAIASAAIDVSDRPYLVYKLTLPKKSRIKNFNADLVEDFLQAVVSRSGITLHVSSAYGRNIHHIIEAVFKAFGRALKEAVSIDPRIKGVMSTKGRL; encoded by the coding sequence ATGTCCAGAAAGGCGCAGATAATCAGAAAAACAAAAGAAACAGATATAACCCTTTCTTTAAATCTGGATGGCAATGGCGCGTATAATATTCATACATCCATCCCTTTCCTTGACCACATGCTGTCGCTGTTTGCAAGGCATGGGCTGTTTGATTTAAAGATAAAGGCAAAGGGAGACATTGAAATAGACTATCACCATACAGTTGAGGATGTCGGGATATGTCTCGGCGATGCCTTGAAAAAGGCGCTTGGCAGCAAGGCTGGCATTAAAAGGTATGGCAATGCCACAGTGCCTATGGATGAGGCCATTGCGTCAGCGGCAATTGATGTCAGCGACAGGCCTTATCTGGTTTATAAATTGACATTGCCTAAAAAGAGCAGGATAAAAAACTTTAATGCAGACCTTGTGGAGGATTTTCTTCAGGCCGTTGTTTCAAGAAGCGGGATTACCCTGCATGTCTCTTCGGCCTATGGAAGAAATATCCATCATATAATAGAGGCTGTGTTCAAGGCATTTGGCAGGGCTTTGAAAGAGGCCGTAAGCATAGACCCAAGGATAAAGGGTGTAATGTCAACGAAGGGAAGGCTGTGA
- the hisH gene encoding imidazole glycerol phosphate synthase subunit HisH: MIAIIDYDMGNLRSVQKGFERVGHNCIITRNPEEISNASHVVLPGVGAFKNCMDNLRNYGLIEPILNAIKSGRPFLGICLGLQLLFSESEEFGKHKGLDVIKGKVVRFPSESHAHLKIPHMGWNDIKIKNRPAVLKDIPDGSYLYFVHSYYVAPEDADVIATTTFYGIDFASSIWKDNIFACQFHPEKSQKTGLKILKNFGDMKG, translated from the coding sequence GTGATTGCCATAATTGATTATGACATGGGAAATCTGAGGAGCGTTCAGAAGGGTTTTGAAAGGGTTGGACACAACTGCATTATTACAAGAAACCCGGAGGAAATTTCCAATGCAAGCCATGTGGTTCTGCCCGGGGTCGGCGCATTTAAGAATTGTATGGACAACCTCAGGAATTACGGCCTTATTGAACCCATATTAAATGCCATAAAATCAGGCAGGCCCTTTTTGGGCATATGCCTCGGTCTTCAGCTTCTATTTTCGGAAAGTGAAGAGTTTGGAAAACACAAAGGGCTTGATGTTATTAAGGGCAAGGTGGTAAGATTTCCATCCGAATCCCATGCCCATCTTAAGATCCCCCATATGGGCTGGAATGACATAAAAATAAAGAATAGGCCGGCTGTCCTGAAAGACATTCCGGACGGCTCTTACCTCTACTTTGTCCATTCATACTATGTTGCGCCTGAGGATGCAGATGTTATAGCAACGACAACTTTCTACGGGATAGACTTTGCAAGCAGTATCTGGAAAGACAATATATTTGCATGCCAGTTTCACCCTGAAAAGAGCCAGAAGACAGGGCTTAAGATATTAAAAAATTTCGGCGACATGAAAGGATAA